The Thermofilaceae archaeon genomic sequence CTCAGCTTCTCAATCAGTTCCGAGAACGTGCCTACGGCTGTTACGCTGGGATTCGCGGGAGACGCGCCTGAAGGAGTGTACACACCCTCCTTGTCGAAGTAGAATATAGCTACTTCCTCATTGGTATCTTTGAGCAATGAGACGTACCTCTCGGCTCTACTAATAGTGTCTTCAATGTAGTTCCTATTCTTAGATAGCCTGGCTGGGCTCACCATAAAAGGTAGAGGTTTCGAGAGGGCTGCAACGGCTCCAACGATCTCATAAATCGGCAGGTAGCGTGCCTTCTTCGCTCCAAACGTTAACCCTTCGAATAGGCATCCTAACGCCTCATAGGCAACTCGAATTCTCTCACCCTTCTTTTCTCCGTCAAGTGCTTTAAGACTGATCCCTCCCTGAACTTTCTCATAACCCGTACCTATCCTGCCCACATCTATAAACACACTTACAGTGTAGACAGCAGTGCCCGCCTCAACTTGGAAGGGCCTGGGCTGCTGACCAGGCATCGGAGCTCTGACGTGGAACTGCGGGTCAAGGGCCACGTTTGACGACTCGATGTCCGGGAGCATGTAGCTGAAACTGAGAGGGGAG encodes the following:
- a CDS encoding DevR family CRISPR-associated autoregulator, which produces MVFASLSVRMRVDVEALNMVEALGAYGRHRTASILKPRPDGRGYRLIIAPAVSGQALAFGYMKTLVALAQMKNLPVCDECREYEIRGGFLKHATSEDKTLSEWKLVEQCIVEDLTGFLVPEVTIRRTSPLSFSYMLPDIESSNVALDPQFHVRAPMPGQQPRPFQVEAGTAVYTVSVFIDVGRIGTGYEKVQGGISLKALDGEKKGERIRVAYEALGCLFEGLTFGAKKARYLPIYEIVGAVAALSKPLPFMVSPARLSKNRNYIEDTISRAERYVSLLKDTNEEVAIFYFDKEGVYTPSGASPANPSVTAVGTFSELIEKLRDKTLEWIKAGSGK